The genome window AAATTGCCGGCTACGATCCCCATGATTCCACTTCCGTCAATCTCCCGGTTCCAGATTATCTTGCCGGCCTGCAACCGGATATCAAGGGGGTGAAAGTCGGCATTCCCAAAGAGTATTTCTCCGGGGATATCCATCCGGAAGTCCGGGCAGCGGTTCAGCAGGCCATTACTGTTTTTACCGGCCTTGGGGCCGAGATTGAGGAAGTCAGCCTGCCCCACAGTGAATATGCAGTGGCAGCATATTATCTGGTAGCCCCAGCTGAGGCCAGCTCAAACCTGGCCCGTTATGATGGGGTGAAATATGGCTACCGGGTGCCGGATGCCGTTGGCCTGCTTGATATGTATTGTAAAACCAGGGCCCTCGGGTTTGGCCCCGAAGTAAAGCGGCGGATCATGCTGGGCACTTATGCCCTGTCCGCCGGTTACTACGATGCCTACTATAAAAAAGCCCAGCAGATCAGAACGTTGATCAAACAGGATTTTGAGCAGGTTTTTTCCCATTGCGATCTTATTTTGTCTCCGGTTTCGCCGACTCCGGCCTTTAAAATCGGTGAAAAGGTAGCTGATCCTTTGTCAATGTATTTAACTGATATATTAACTATTCCGGTTAACCTGGCGGGGTTGCCGGCTCTTTCGGTTCCCTGTGGTTTTGGCAGTGGAGGACTTCCCATTGGCCTGCAGCTTATCGCCCGCCCATTTGCTGAAGATTGCCTGCTCCAGGCCGCCTATCACTATGAACAGGCAACCGACTGGCACCTGAAAAAACCGGTGATATCAAGAGCCTGATAAACGTTTTACGTAAATATTCGACTTTGTCTATAGATTGACAAATTTTTATTATTTCTCACAGAGACACGGAGTCACAGAGGGCAAATGACTCGGGTTCTCTGTGACTTTGTGCCTCTGTGAGAGTATTTTTATCTTTTCTGAAAACGTAGTCGAATGTTTACCGTTTTACGTAAATATTCGACCACTTTTCAAAAAAGCAGTAATACTTATTTTTTTGTCTCGCGCCCGTTCGCTTCGCTCACTCAAGACGCCAAGAGCGCAAAGAAAAACGACTGACGATATGGCAATTTGAACTCTTCGCGGTCTTTGCGGCTTTGTGAGAAAATTGTAACTATTCAGCACATTGCATCGTTACTCAATAAGGAGTAAACTC of Pseudomonadota bacterium contains these proteins:
- the gatA gene encoding Asp-tRNA(Asn)/Glu-tRNA(Gln) amidotransferase subunit GatA, with product MELHAQTLASLRQKLQQGEVSSVEITRSVLQRISAIDDRIGAYLLVDESVAMVQAESADSRRATGETVSPVTGIPIGLKDLLSTEGMTTTCASRMLENYVPAYDATVVARLRQAGTVFSGKLNMDEFAMGSSNENSAYQQTKNPWNTDCVPGGSSGGSAAAVAADECIAALGSDTGGSIRQPASFCGVVGLKPTYGRVSRYGLVAFASSLDQIGTLTKSVADAGILLQQIAGYDPHDSTSVNLPVPDYLAGLQPDIKGVKVGIPKEYFSGDIHPEVRAAVQQAITVFTGLGAEIEEVSLPHSEYAVAAYYLVAPAEASSNLARYDGVKYGYRVPDAVGLLDMYCKTRALGFGPEVKRRIMLGTYALSAGYYDAYYKKAQQIRTLIKQDFEQVFSHCDLILSPVSPTPAFKIGEKVADPLSMYLTDILTIPVNLAGLPALSVPCGFGSGGLPIGLQLIARPFAEDCLLQAAYHYEQATDWHLKKPVISRA